From the genome of Vicia villosa cultivar HV-30 ecotype Madison, WI linkage group LG2, Vvil1.0, whole genome shotgun sequence, one region includes:
- the LOC131648287 gene encoding DNA-dependent metalloprotease WSS1-like, whose product MNLSDLNKVWEIKSLNRIGQDEATKILQKVANQVQPIMHKRKWKVNLLSEFCPADPSLLGVNIGPGAEVKLRLRRPNRDWDFFPYEQVLDTMLHELCHNEHGPHDALFYNLLDEIRKECEELMVKGISGTGKGFDVPGRRLGGFSQQPPLSSLRHTALAAAENRTRNGVLLPSGPQRLGGDSNIKSALSPIQAAAMAAERRLHDDMWCGSKSSGGDTFIQEGGSSSGPSSEKFFQSPVAKETIGEAKWQCNSCTLLNKPLVLLCEACGTKKQKDVRKLKVWCCKFCTLENSIELDRCLACGEWRYSHGPPVSISGPYAGT is encoded by the exons ATGAATCTTAGTGATCTCAACAAGGTCTGGGAAATCAAGTCCCTCAACAGAATTGGACAAGATGAAGCCACCAAGATTCTTCAAAAAGTAGCTAATCAGGTTCAACCAATTATGCATAAAAGAAAATGGAAAGTTAACCTCCTTTCTGAATTCTG TCCTGCAGATCCATCCCTTTTAGGGGTAAATATAGGTCCGGGTGCAGAAGTTAAGCTCAGGTTACGAAGGCCTAACCGCGACTGGGATTTCTTCCCATATGAACAAGTTCTCGATACCATGTTACATGAGCTTTGTCATAATGAACATGGTCCTCACGATGCTCTATTTTATAACCTTTTGGATGAAATTAGAAAG GAATGTGAAGAACTGATGGTCAAAGGGATCAGCGGTACTGGAAAAGGATTTGACGTTCCTGGGAGACGTTTGGGTGGGTTCAGCCAGCAACCACCTTTGTCGTCACTTCGCCACACTGCATTGGCTGCGGCTGAAAACCGAACACGCAATGGAGTTTTGCTGCCTTCTGGACCTCAGCGTTTAGGTGGTGATAGCAACATTAAGTCTGCCCTGAGTCCAATACAAGCTGCTGCCATGGCTGCTGAGAGGAGACTGCATGATGACATGTGGTGTGGGTCAAAGTCTTCAGGGGGTGACACTTTCATTCAGGAGGGTGGAAGCTCTAGTGGACCTTCTTCTGAGAAATTTTTTCAATCTCCAGTGGCCAAGGAAACAATTGGGGAAGCAAAATGGCAGTGCAATTCATGCACTTTGTTAAACAAG CCATTGGTGTTGCTATGCGAAGCATGTGGAACAAAGAAGCAGAAAGATGTTAGAAAGTTGAAAGTTTGGTGTTGCAAATTTTGTACTCTAGAAAATAGTATTGAGCTTGATAGATGCTTAGCTTGTGGAGAATGGAGGTATTCACATGGACCACCTGTCTCCATTAGTGGGCCTTATGCTGGCACCTAA
- the LOC131654001 gene encoding 4-coumarate--CoA ligase 1-like, with protein sequence MASQQDNQIIFRSKLPDINIPNHLPLHSYCFQNLSQFASHPCLINAPTGKLYTYSDVEITSRKVASGLNKLGIQQGDVIMILLPNSPEFIFSFLAVSYLGAISTAANPFFTAPEIEKQAKASNAKLIITQACYYDKVKELLNHHKVVLIDADNNNNNNNNVHFSTLTDADEKDLPEANIQPDDVVALPYSSGTTGLPKGVMLTHKGMVTSIAQQVDGENPNLYYTNEDVILCVLPLFHIYSLNSVLLCGLRAKATILLMPKFDINALLSLVNKHRVTVAPLVPPIVLAIAKSPDLNKYDLSSIRILKCGGAPLGKELEESVRAKFPKAILGQGYGMTEAGPVLTMSLAFAKEALNVKAGACGTVVRNAEMKIVDPETGNSLPSNKSGEICIRGNQIMKGYLNDLEATERTIDKEGWLHTGDVGYIDEDDELFIIDRLKELIKYKGFQVAPAELEALLLSHHKISDAAVVAMNDEAAGEVPVAFVVRSNGYTDLTEDEIKQFISKQVVFYKRINKVFFIDAIPKSPSGKILRKDLRAKLAACDPN encoded by the exons ATGGCCTCTCAACAAGATAACCAAATTATTTTCAGATCCAAACTTCCTGACATAAACATCCCcaatcatcttccccttcattccTATTGCTTTCAAAATCTCTCTCAATTTGCTTCACATCCATGCCTCATCAATGCCCCCACCGGAAAACTCTACACCTACTCCGACGTAGAAATCACCTCCCGCAAAGTTGCCTCCGGTCTCAACAAGTTGGGAATCCAACAAGGCGATGTCATCATGATCCTCCTCCCTAATTCCCCTGAATTCATCTTCTCCTTTCTCGCCGTGTCTTATCTCGGCGCCATATCCACCGCAGCCAATCCTTTCTTCACCGCGCCGGAGATTGAAAAGCAAGCAAAAGCCTCCAACGCCAAATTGATCATAACGCAAGCATGTTACTACGACAAAGTGAAGGAGTTATTAAATCATCACAAAGTAGTTTTGATAGATGctgataataacaataacaataacaacaatgttCATTTCTCAACGCTAACCGATGCCGACGAGAAAGACTTACCGGAAGCAAATATCCAACCTGACGACGTGGTGGCGCTTCCGTATTCCTCCGGAACAACCGGCTTACCAAAAGGAGTAATGTTAACGCACAAAGGAATGGTAACTAGCATAGCGCAACAAGTGGATGGAGAGAATCCAAATCTTTATTACACCAATGAGGATGTGATTCTCTGTGTTCTTCCTCTTTTTCATATTTACTCTCTCAACTCAGTTTTACTGTGTGGACTCAGAGCCAAAGCTACCATTTTACTAATGCCAAAATTCGACATAAATGCGTTGTTAAGTCTGGTTAACAAACACCGCGTGACGGTTGCACCGCTTGTTCCTCCGATCGTGTTGGCCATAGCAAAGTCACCGGATCTTAATAagtatgatttgtcttccattagAATATTGAAGTGCGGTGGTGCTCCGCTCGGGAAAGAACTGGAAGAGAGTGTTAGGGCCAAATTCCCGAAAGCCATTCTTGGACAG GGATACGGAATGACTGAGGCAGGACCAGTGTTAACAATGAGTTTAGCATTTGCTAAAGAAGCTTTGAATGTAAAAGCAGGTGCGTGTGGAACCGTTGTTAGAAATGCAGAGATGAAGATTGTGGATCCTGAAACTGGTAACTCTTTACCTTCAAATAAATCAGGTGAAATCTGCATCAGAGGCAACCAAATCATGAAAG GTTATCTTAATGATTTGGAGGCAACAGAGAGAACAATAGACAAAGAAGGCTGGTTGCATACCGGTGATGTTGGAtacattgatgaagatgatgagttaTTCATTATTGATAGATTGAAGGAATTGATCAAATACAAAGGTTTTCAAGTTGCTCCAGCTGAACTTGaagctcttcttctttctcatcacAAAATCTCTGATGCTGCTGTTGTTGc aaTGAATGATGAGGCTGCTGGAGAGGTACCAGTTGCATTTGTGGTGAGATCAAATGGTTACACTGACTTAACTGAAGATGAAATTAAACAGTTTATCTCTAAACAG GTGGTGTTTTACAAAAGAATAAATAAAGTATTCTTCATTGATGCAATTCCCAAGTCACCCTCTGGAAAAATCTTGCGTAAAGATCTTAGAGCAAAGTTAGCAGCTTGTGATCCAAATTGA